The genomic interval ACAGTTGAAGAAGTGAAAGCTCTTGCTGAACTTCCATCACGCGAAGGTTTACTTTCTATGTTGCTTAGCGTTCTTCAAGCTCCAATCCGTAACCTTGCACTTGCTACAAAAGCTGTTGCAGATCAAAAAGAAGAACAAGGCGCATAATTCAATTAGCCTAGTATTCAACTATTAATAAAAAACTTAATCAGGAAAAACAAGGAGGAAATTATAATGACTCAAGAACAAATCATTGAAGCAGTTAAGAATATGACTGTTTTAGAATTAAACGACTTAGTTAAAGCAATCGAAGAAGAGTTTGGTGTAACTGCTGCAGCTCCTGTAGCTGTTGCTGCTGCTGGTGGCGAAGCTGCTGCTGAGCAAACTGAATTTGACGTAGTACTTGCAAGTGCTGGCGGACAAAAAATCAAAGTTATCAAAGTTGTACGTGAAGCTACTGGCTTAGGCTTAAAAGAAGCTAAAGAATTAGTAGATAACGCTCCTAAAGCTCTTAAAGAAGGCGTATCTAAAGAAGAAGCTGAAGAATTAAAAGCTAAACTTGAAGAAGTTGGCGCTTCTGTAGAAGTTAAGTAATTACAACGAAACTTACTGTAAAAAGCTCGCTATTATTGGCGAGCTTTTTATGTATCCTAATTTATTTGAATTTTTTTGTATAAAATGCAAGCAAATGACAAATCCTAATCTCCTGAAAGAGGAGGAACTATATGAGTGATCATTATTATTCTCAAAAACCTACAGTTCAAAGTGAACGAAAAACATGGGATTTTACCCTATTGGGACACCTCTTCACATTTCAAAGTGACCGGGGGGTGTTTTCGAAAAATGAAGTAGATTTTGGTTCACGATTATTAATAGAAACATTTGTGATTCCTGAAAGTGAAGGGGATATCCTTGATGTGGGATGTGGATATGGACCGGTTGGACTCTCTATTGCAAAACATTATCAAAAGCATGTTGATTTAATTGATATTAATGAACGAGCTATTGAACTAGCAACCGATAATGCTGCACTCAATTCAGTTGAGAATGTCACGATTTTTCAAAGCGATCTATTTCAAAAAATAGAGCCTAATCAAAAATACATAGCAATTCTATCAAATCCTCCTATAAGAGCTGGTAAAAAAGTAGTTCATTCGATTTTTGAAGAAAGCTATAAGCACTTAAAGGAAGGCGGAGAGCTATGGATTGTCATTCAGAAAAAGCAAGGAGCACCTTCCGCTATTGATAAATTAAATGAATTGTTTGCTGAGGTAGAGGTCGTTGAAAAGAAAAAAGGCTATTTTATTATTAAAGCAAAAAAAAGTTGACGCAAAATTTTTGCTATGATAGTATTATAAAATGCCAATATATAATTTCCATAACTGTCTAATTTTTAGGAAAAAAATGTATGAAAGTTTGATTTATGGAAATACTTATAAAATCAATAGTACGATTCAAATTGTGGTTTTCTAAGATGAAACCCTTTTTATTTTTTTGTTTTTTCCTTGCGTTAGTACTTGATTTTCCTTTGATTTTATTTCAGATTTTATAAGGCTGTATATGAAGATATTGATTTTAAGAGAATGATCTTATGTGAGTTCTCTTATTCGTCTGTCTAAAAAATTCAAGGTATACATACTTGTACAACGCAAGATCTATTACGCTAGATTTGAGGGGTGAATGAGTTGACAGGTCAACTAGTTCAGTATGGACGACACCGCCAACGTAGAAGTTATGCACGCATTAGTGAAGTGTTAGAATTACCAAATCTTATCGAAATTCAAACCTCTTCGTATCAATGGTTTCTTGATGAGGGCTTGAGAGAAATGTTCCAGGATATTTCTCCTATTGAGGATTTCACTGGTAACCTCTCGCTAGAGTTTATTGATTATAGCTTAGGAGATCCTAAGTATCCTGTTGAGGAGTCAAAAGAACGCGATGTTACCTATTCTGCACCATTACGTGTGAAGGTGCGTTTAATTAACAAGGAAACTGGTGAAGTAAAAGATCAAGATGTCTTTATGGGAGATTTCCCTCTTATGACGGAGACAGGTACATTTGTTATTAACGGAGCAGAGCGCGTTATCGTGTCTCAGTTAGTCCGTTCTCCAAGTGTATATTACAGTGGCAAGGTAGACAAAAATGGTAAAAGAGGCTTTACTGCAACTGTTATTCCAAACCGTGGAGCTTGGCTAGAGTATGAAACAGATGCGAAGGATGTTGTTTATGTTCGTATAGATCGTACACGTAAATTACCGGTAACGGTCCTTTTACGAGCTCTTGGGTTTGGCTCTGATCAAGAAATCATCGACTTATTGGGTGAAAACGAGTACCTACGTAATACTCTTGACAAAGATAATACGGAAAGTACTGAGAAAGCTTTGCTTGAAATCTATGAACGTCTTCGCCCGGGTGAACCACCAACAGTTGAAAATGCGAAGAGTTTATTAGACTCTAGATTTTTTGATCCAAAACGCTATGATTTAGCAAATGTTGGACGTTACAAGATTAATAAGAAGCTTCATATTAAAAATCGTTTATTCAACCAACGTCTTGCAGAAACACTTGTAGACCCAGAGACTGGTGAAATCATTGCAGAAAAAGGCACAATGATTGATCGAAGAACTCTAGATCGTATCATACCTAACCTTGAAAGTGGTGTTGGCTTCAAAAAAGAGCATCCATCAGGTGGTGTGATCGTTGATGAAGTTACACTTCAATCAATTAAGATATATGCACCTAATGATCCAGAAGGTGAAAAGGTCATCAATGTAATCGGTAATGCTTATGTTGAGGAAGCAATCAAAAATATTACAGTAGCAGATATTTTAGCTTCTATCAGTTATTTCTTTAACTTATTGCATGGTGTTGGTGATACGGATGATATCGACCACCTAGGAAACCGTAGATTACGTTCAGTCGGTGAATTGTTACAAAACCAATTTAGAATTGGTTTATCCAGAATGGAGCGTGTTGTTCGTGAGAGAATGTCAATTCAAGACACGAATACAATTACTCCACAGCAATTAATTAATATCCGTCCAGTTATCGCATCTATTAAAGAATTCTTTGGTAGTTCACAATTGTCTCAATTCATGGATCAAACGAACCCACTTGCTGAGTTAACGCATAAACGTCGTTTATCAGCATTAGGACCTGGTGGTTTGACTCGTGAGCGTGCAGGATTCGAAGTTCGTGACGTTCACTATTCTCACTATGGTCGTATGTGTCCGATTGAAACGCCAGAGGGTCCGAACATCGGGTTAATAAACTCACTTTCTTCCTATGCGAAGGTAAATAGATTCGGTTTCATTGAAACACCATACCGAAGAGTTGATCCTGAGACTGGAAAGGTTACTTCTCGTATCGACTACTTAACAGCAGACGAAGAGGATAACTATGTTGTTGCCCAAGCGAATGCAAGATTAGATGATGACGGCTCATTTATAGATACCGATATTGTTGCTCGTTTCCGTGGTGAGAATACAGTTATTCATCGAGATCGTATCGATTATATGGATGTATCTCCGAAGCAAGTAGTATCTGCTGCAACAGCATGTATTCCGTTCTTAGAAAATGATGACTCAAACCGTGCATTAATGGGAGCGAACATGCAACGTCAAGCTGTACCATTATTGAATCCGGAAGCTCCAATTGTTGGAACAGGTATGGAGTATGTATCTGGTAAAGATTCAGGTGCTGCTGTTATTTGTAAATACCCTGGTATTGTTGAACGTGTAGAAGCGAAGAACATCTGGGTACGTCGTTATGAAGAAGTAAATGGTCAAAAGGTTAAAGGTAATTTAGATAAATATAGCTTATTAAAATTCGTTCGTTCAAACCAAGGAACATGCTACAATCAACGTCCAATCGTAAGTGCAGGGGATGAAGTTGTTAAAGGTGAAATTCTAGCCGACGGTCCTTCAATGGAAAAAGGTGAACTTGCACTTGGAAGAAACGTAATGGTTGCCTTCATGACTTGGGATGGATATAACTATGAAGATGCTATCATTATGAGTCAAAGACTTGTAAAAGATGATGTTTATACATCTATTCATATTGAAGAATATGAATCAGAATCTCGTGATACAAAGCTAGGACCAGAAGAAATTACACGTGACATTCCAAATGTTGGTGAAGATGCACTAAAAAATCTTGATGAGCGTGGTATTATTCGCGTTGGTGCAGAAGTAAAAGACGGTGATCTTCTCGTTGGTAAAGTTACACCTAAAGGGGTAACCGAGCTTACAGCTGAAGAACGACTATTACATGCTATCTTTGGAGAAAAAGCACGTGAAGTTCGTGATACATCATTACGTGTACCACATGGTGGAGATGGGATCATTCTTGATGTGAAAGTCTTTAACCGTGAAGATGGAGACGAACTGCCACCAGGTGTTAACCAATTAGTACGTGTTTATATCGTTCAAAAACGTAAAATTAATGAAGGCGATAAAATGGCCGGACGACATGGTAACAAAGGGGTTATCTCACGTATCCTTCCTGAAGAGGATATGCCTTACTTACCAGACGGAACTCCAGTAGACATTATGTTAAATCCACTAGGTGTACCTTCACGTATGAATATCGGTCAGGTATTAGAGCTTCACCTAGGAATGGCTGCTCGTAAAATGGGTATCCATGTTGCATCACCTGTATTTGATGGTGCGCGAGAAGAAGATGTATGGTCAACACTTGAAGAAGCAGGTATGGCTCGTGATGCTAAAACTGTCCTTTATGATGGCCGTACTGGTGAACCATTTGATAACCGTGTATCAGTAGGTATCATGTATATGATTAAACTTGCTCACATGGTTGATGATAAATTACATGCACGTTCTACTGGTCCATACTCACTTGTTACACAACAGCCACTTGGCGGTAAAGCACAGTTTGGTGGTCAGCGCTTTGGAGAGATGGAGGTTTGGGCACTTGAAGCTTATGGTGCTGCATATACTCTTCAAGAAATCTTGACTGTTAAGTCAGATGACGTTGTTGGTCGTGTGAAAACTTATGAAGCAATTGTTAAAGGTGAAAATGTTCCTGAACCTGGTGTTCCAGAATCATTTAAAGTATTAATTAAAGAGCTTCAAAGTTTGGGTATGGATGTTAAAATGCTTTCTAGTGACGAACAAGAAATTGAAATGAGAGATCTTGATGATGAGGATGATTCCCAACAAGCAGAAGGTCTATCAATCAATGAACAAGTCGAAGTAGAGCCAGAAACTGTGGAGTTAGAAAAAGACACAGTAGCGAAAGAATAATTTACTAAACTTAAGCTCATGAACAAGCTTATAATGCTAAGCGGACAAGATGGAGACTTCATGTCTCCCTTCTGTCTGTGGTTGTATAACAATGGCTTTAGAGATATGCTCTGGAGCTTCACATACAAACTTAATATAATATACACATTCTTTCTTAACTTTTAAAAAGGGTAAAACCTGAAGACGAAAAGGGAGGTAGGCCCCTTGTTAGATGTAAATAATTTTGAATATATGAGCATCGGATTGGCTTCACCAGACAAGATTCGTTCTTGGTCTTTCGGTGAAGTTAAGAAGCCAGAAACAATTAACTATCGTACATTAAAACCAGAAAAAGATGGTCTTTTCTGTGAACGTATATTTGGACCGACAAAAGACTGGGAATGTCATTGTGGTAAATATAAACGCGTACGTTATAAAGGTGTCGTTTGTGATCGTTGCGGAGTTGAGGTTACACGTGCAAAAGTACGACGAGAGCGAATGGGGCATATTGAGTTAGCAGCACCGGTCTCTCATATTTGGTATTTTAAAGGAATTCCTAGCCGTATGGGACTTGTCCTTGATATGTCACCTCGTGCATTAGAAGAAGTAATCTATTTTGCTTCTTATGTAACAACTGATACAGGTGATACGCCATTAGAGAAAAAACAGCTATTATCTGAGAAAGAATTCCGTGCATACCGTGAAAAATACGGTAATACATTCCAAGCATCAATGGGTGCTGAGGCGATTAAAAAACTATTATCTGATATCGATCTTGATAAAGAAGTAGATGCTTTAAAAGAAGAACTAAAAACGGCTCAAGGACAACGTAGAACACGAGCTATTAAACGTTTAGAAGTTCTTGAAGCATTCCGCCATTCTGGCAACCATCCATCATGGATGATTCTTGATGTGCTTCCAGTTATCCCGCCTGAGCTTCGTCCGATGGTTCAGCTTGATGGTGGTCGCTTTGCTACATCAGATTTGAATGACCTATACAGACGTGTGATCAATCGTAATAATCGCTTAAAGCGTTTATTAGATTTAGGTGCTCCAAGCATCATTGTTCAAAACGAGAAGCGTATGCTGCAAGAAGCAGTGGATGCATTAATCGATAATGGCCGTCGTGGCCGTCCTGTTACTGGTCCGGGTAACCGTCCGTTAAAATCACTTTCACATATGTTAAAAGGGAAACAAGGACGTTTCCGCCAAAACCTATTAGGAAAACGTGTTGACTACTCTGGCCGTTCCGTTATCGTAGTCGGACCAAACCTAAAAATGTACCAATGTGGTTTACCTAAAGAAATGGCCCTTGAATTATTCAAACCTTTTGTTATGAAAGAGTTAGTAGAAAAAGGGTTAGCTCATAACATAAAAAGTGCAAAACGTAAAATAGAAAGAGTACAACCAGAAGTATGGGATGTTTTAGAATCAGTTATTAAAGAACATCCAGTATTACTTAACCGTGCCCCGACTCTGCATAGATTAGGAATTCAAGCTTTCGAACCTACTTTAGTTGAAGGACGTGCAATTCGTCTGCATCCACTTGTATGTACTGCTTATAACGCAGACTTTGATGGAGACCAAATGGCTGTTCACGTTCCATTATCAGCTGAAGCACAAGCCGAAGCACGTATTCTAATGCTTGCAGCACAAAACATTCTTAATCCTAAGGATGGTAAGCCTGTTGTAACACCTTCCCAGGATATGGTTTTAGGTAACTATTACCTTACACTAGAACGCGCGGGTTCAATTGGTGAAGGTATGATTTTCAAAGATACAGATGAAGCGTTACTTGCATATCAAAACGGTTATGTGCATTTACATACTCGTGTTGCTGTACATGCAGGCGCATTAAATAAACAAACATTTACTGAAGAACAAAATAAAATGTTGTTAATAACAACAGTGGGTAAATTGATTTTCAATGAAATTTTACCGGAATCATTCCCGTATATGAATGAACCAACTAAACAAAATATTGAAGAAAAAATACCTGAAAAGTATTTTGTTCAACCATCTGTAAATGTGAAGGAGCATATTGCTGCTCAAGAAGAAATTGCTCCATTTAAAAAGGGTATTCTAGGACAGATTATTGCGGAGATCTTCAAGAAGTTCCACATAACTGAGACTTCTAAAATGCTAGATCGAATGAAAAATCTTGGATTTAGATACTCAACTAAAGCAGGTATTACTGTTGGTGTATCTGACATTATCGTATTAAAAGAAAAGCAAGAGATTATCAGCGAAGGTCAAACTAAAGTTGATAACGTATTAAAGCAATTTAGAAGAGGTTTGATTACTGAGGATGAGCGCTATGAGCGTGTTATATCGATCTGGAGTGCGGCAAAAGATACAATTCAAGGAAAATTGATGGCATCTCTTGATAAACGCAACCCAATCTTTATGATGAGTGACTCTGGAGCCCGTGGTAATGCATCTAACTTTACGCAACTTGCTGGTATGCGTGGTCTTATGGCCAACCCGGCAGGACGTATTATCGAATTACCGATCAAATCAAGTTTCCGTGAAGGTTTAACAGTATTAGAGTACTTCATCTCTACACATGGTGCTCGTAAAGGTCTTGCCGATACTGCCTTAAAGACGGCTGACTCAGGTTACTTAACACGTCGACTTGTTGATGTTGCACAAGATGTTATTATTCGTGATGACGATTGTGGAACAGATCGAGGTATTCTAGCAAAAGCAATTAAAGAAGGTACAGAAGTAATTGAAAAGCTAGATGAACGTTTAATCGGAAGATACTGCCGAAAAGCTGTGAAGCATCCTGAAACGGGTGAGATACTTGTAAATGAAAACGAGTTAATAACTGAAGATATTGCTGTTGAAATAATCGAAGCTGGTATTGATCAGGTATGGATTCGTTCTGCGTTTACATGTAACACTAGACATGGTGTTTGTAAAAAATGCTATGGCCGAAACCTTGCTACAGGTAGTGAAGTTGAAGTTGGTGAAGCTGTTGGAATTATCGCTGCACAATCAATCGGTGAACCTGGTACACAGTTAACAATGCGTACCTTCCATACAGGTGGGGTTGCCGGAGATGATATTACACAAGGTTTACCGCGTATTCAAGAGTTATTTGAGGCTAGAAACCCTAAAGGTCAAGCAATTATTTCTGAGATCAGTGGTGTTGTAGCTGAAATTAATGAAGTACGTGACAAACAGCAAGAAATCGTCATTCAAGGTGATGTTGAATCACGTTCTTACACAGCGCCATACAATGCGCGTTTAAAGGTTACTCAAGGTGATAAAATCGAGAGTGGCCAAGTTTTAACCGAGGGGTCAATAGATCCTAAAGAATTACTGAAAGTTAAAGATTTACAAGCAGTACAACAATATCTCTTACGTGAAGTTCAAAAAGTATACCGTATGCAAGGGGTAGAAATTGGAGATAAGCACGTAGAGGTAATGGTACGACAAATGCTACGTAAAGTAAGAGTAATGGATGCTGGTGACACTGATGTATTACCAGGTACACTTCTTGATGTCCATCAATTTACAGATGCCAACAAGCAAGTGTTATTAGATGGCAAACGTCCAGCAACAGGTCGTCCAGTCTTACTTGGTATTACGAAAGCATCTCTTGAAACTGATTCCTTCTTATCTGCAGCATCATTCCAAGAAACAACTCGTGTTCTTACCGATGCAGCAATTAAAGGAAAACGTGACGAATTATTAGGTCTTAAAGAGAATGTAATTATTGGTAAACTTGTACCGGCTGGTACTGGAATGCCAAGATATCGTCAAGCTGAGCCAATTTCAAAGGTTGAACAAACGGAAGAAGTTGTTTCAGTAGACTAATAAAGAAGATAGAGATGGATGAATAAATAATTTTCAAAGGATTGTTGACATCCATCTCATCCAATGTTACTATATTCAAGGTGTTCAATCTTAACCTGTTGCTTTGGAGGATATTTGATTATGTCTTATGAAAAAGTATCACAGGCACACAAAATTATTGTTGGTACAAAGCAATCAGTTAAAGCTCTGATGAATAATGAAGTTAAAGAGATCATTGTTGCTGAAGATGCTGAAGAACGAATTACCGAGAAGGTTATTCAAACAGCAGAAGAAAAGCAAGTCCCTTTAGCAAAAGTTTCTTCTATGAAAATGCTTGGAAAAGCTTGTGGAATAGAGGTAGGAGCTGCAGCTGTAGCTATAATCCAGTAAAACTGTTTTTGCGATATGTTTATTCATTTTGCAGAAACTTTGTTTTTGCCTTAATATGAACCACCTGGATGTGTGGTATTAAAGAATGAGAGGAGGAAAATCAAATGCCTACAATTAACCAATTAGTGCGCAAAGGTCGCGTAAGCAAAATTGAGAAATCAAAATCACCTGCATTAAACAAAGGTTACAACAGCTTCAAAAAAGAGCAAACGAATGTATCTTCACCTCAAAAACGTGGTGTATGTACTCGTGTAGGTACGATGACGCCAAAGAAACCTAACTCGGCACTTCGTAAATATGCTCGTGTTCGTTTAACAAACGGAATCGAAGTTACAGCTTATATTCCTGGTATTGGCCACAACTTACAAGAGCACAGTGTTGTTCTTATTCGTGGCGGTCGTGTAAAAGACTTACCGGGGGTACGTTACCACATCGTTCGTGGTGCACTTGACACTGCAGGAGTTGACGGACGTATGCAAGGCCGTTCAAAATACGGTACAAAACGCCCTAAAGCTGCAAAAAAATAAATTCAAAATAGATATAAATTATGATGAAGGGAGGACATAACATGCCACGTAAAGGTCCTGTAACAAAAAGAGACGTATTACCTGATCCACTTTACAATTCAAAGCTTGTTACACGTTTAGTAAACAGAATTATGATTGACGGAAAAAGAGGTAAAGCACAATCTGTACTTTACAATTCTTTTGATCTAATCAAAGAACGTACTGGTAAAGATGCTATGGAAGTGTTTGAACAAGCACTTAAAAACATCATGCCTGTTCTTGAAGTTAAAGCTCGCCGTGTTGGTGGTGCTAACTATCAAGTACCTGTAGAAGTACGCCCTGATCGTCGTACTACTTTAGGTCTTCGCTGGTTAGTAAACTACGCACGTCTTCGTGGAGAAAAAACGATGGAAGAGCGTTTAGCTAACGAAATTCTTGATGCAGCTAACAACACTGGAGCAGCAGTTAAGAAACGTGAAGATACTCACAAAATGGCTGAAGCAAATAAAGCATTTGCTCACTATCGCTGGTAATCAATACACTATAACTATAATAAAAATTCCCATGAGGAAGGAGAAATTACCCAATGGCAAGAGAGTTCTCCTTAAATAATACTCGTAATATCGGCATCATGGCTCACATTGATGCCGGTAAAACGACTACTACTGAACGCGTTCTTTATTATACTGGTCGTATTCATAAGATCGGTGAAACTCATGAAGGTGCATCTCAAATGGACTGGATGGAGCAAGAACAAGAACGTGGTATCACAATTACATCAGCTGCAACAACAGCGCAATGGAAAGGCCATCGTGTTAACATCATCGATACTCCAGGGCACGTAGACTTCACTGTTGAAGTTGAACGTTCTCTACGTGTACTTGATGGTGCTGTAGCAGTTCTTGATGCTCAATCAGGTGTTGAGCCACAAACAGAAACAGTTTGGCGTCAAGCTACAACTTATGGAGTTCCACGTGTTGTGTTCGTTAATAAAATGGACAAAATCGGTGCGGATTTCTTATACTCTGTTAAAACTCTACATGAACGCCTACAAGCAAATGCTCATGCAATCCAATTACCAATTGGTGCAGAGGATCAATTTGAAGGAATCATTGACTTGGTTGAGATGAAAGCAACATTCTATGGTAATGACTTAGGAACTGACATTCAAGAAAAAGAAATTCCTGAAGAATACCTAGATCAAGCTAACGAATACCGTGAAAGCCTAGTAGAAGCAGTTGCAGAACTTGATGAAGAATTAATGGAAAAATACCTTGGCGGTGAAGAAATCACTAACGAAGAGCTAAAAGCTGCAATTCGTAAAGGTACTGTTAATGTTGAATTCTATCCTGTTATCTGTGGATCAGCATTCAAAAACAAAGGTGTTCAAAAAATGCTAGATGCGGTTATCGACTATCTTCCATCACCATTAGATGTACCTGCAATCAAAGGTATAACTCCTGATACTGATGAAGAAGTAGTTCGTGAATCTAGCGATGAAGGTCCGTTCGCTGCTTTAGCATTTAAAGTAATGACAGATCCTTATGTTGGTAAATTAACATTCTTCCGTGTTTACTCAGGTACATTGAGTTCTGGATCATATGTTCAAAACTCTACTAAAGGTAAACGTGAGCGTGTAGGACGTATCCTACAAATGCACGCAAACAGTCGTGAAGAAATTTCTGAAGTACATGCTGGAGATATTGCTGCAGCAGTTGGTTTGAAAGATACAACAACTGGAGATACACTATGTGATGATAAGAACCTAGTTATCTTAGAGTCAATGGAATTCCCAGAGCCTGTAATTCAACTTTCTGTTGAGCCGAAATCAAAAGCTGACCAAGATAAAATGACTACAGCTTTACAAAAACTTCAAGAAGAAGATCCTACATTCAGAGCACATACTGATGTTGAAACTGGTCAAACAATTATTGCTGGTATGGGTGAGCTTCACTTAGACATTCTAGTTGATCGTATGAAACGTGAATTCAAAGTAGAAGCAAATGTTGGTGCTCCTCAGGTTGCATACCGTGAAACATTCCGTGCAGGTGCAAAGGTAGAAGGTAAATTTGCACGTCAATCGGGTGGTCGTGGACAATTCGGACACGTTTGGATCGAGTTTGAACCTAATGAAGAAGGTAAAGGATTCGAGTTTGAGAACAAAATCGTTGGTGGGGTAGTACCACGTGAATATGTACCTGCAGTTCAATCTGGACTTGAAGATGCATTGAAAAACGGTGTACTAGCTGGATATCCATTAGTTGATATTAAAGCTGCATTAGTTGATGGCTCTTACCATGATGTTGACTCAAGTGAAATGGCGTTTAAAGTAGCTGCATCATTAG from Metabacillus sediminilitoris carries:
- the fusA gene encoding elongation factor G, with amino-acid sequence MAREFSLNNTRNIGIMAHIDAGKTTTTERVLYYTGRIHKIGETHEGASQMDWMEQEQERGITITSAATTAQWKGHRVNIIDTPGHVDFTVEVERSLRVLDGAVAVLDAQSGVEPQTETVWRQATTYGVPRVVFVNKMDKIGADFLYSVKTLHERLQANAHAIQLPIGAEDQFEGIIDLVEMKATFYGNDLGTDIQEKEIPEEYLDQANEYRESLVEAVAELDEELMEKYLGGEEITNEELKAAIRKGTVNVEFYPVICGSAFKNKGVQKMLDAVIDYLPSPLDVPAIKGITPDTDEEVVRESSDEGPFAALAFKVMTDPYVGKLTFFRVYSGTLSSGSYVQNSTKGKRERVGRILQMHANSREEISEVHAGDIAAAVGLKDTTTGDTLCDDKNLVILESMEFPEPVIQLSVEPKSKADQDKMTTALQKLQEEDPTFRAHTDVETGQTIIAGMGELHLDILVDRMKREFKVEANVGAPQVAYRETFRAGAKVEGKFARQSGGRGQFGHVWIEFEPNEEGKGFEFENKIVGGVVPREYVPAVQSGLEDALKNGVLAGYPLVDIKAALVDGSYHDVDSSEMAFKVAASLALKNAVSKCNPVILEPVMKVEVVVPEEYMGDIMGQVTARRGRVEGMEARGNAQVVRAMIPLSEMFGYATALRSSTQGRGVFTMHFDHYEEVPKSVSEEIIKKNKGE